A region from the Benincasa hispida cultivar B227 chromosome 8, ASM972705v1, whole genome shotgun sequence genome encodes:
- the LOC120083461 gene encoding uncharacterized protein LOC120083461 yields the protein MAEEFQESDVIFSDSYHCRYLCRDDDDYGNDFFNFNSRRGIVAAPRIKYHHRTMRDGGRLSKKEIARSLPVRIPERISRRISDEDDEMDGEEIVPPHLVAERRVAGKMAFSVCTGNGRTLKGRDLSRVRNSILRMTGFLET from the coding sequence ATGGCTGAAGAATTTCAGGAATCCGACGTAATTTTCTCCGATAGCTACCATTGCCGTTACCTCTGCCGTGACGACGACGACTACGGCAACGATttcttcaacttcaactctCGCCGCGGAATAGTTGCTGCACCGCGAATTAAGTATCATCACCGAACGATGCGCGACGGCGGCCGGCTCTCAAAGAAGGAAATCGCGAGGTCGCTTCCAGTAAGAATTCCGGAAAGAATCAGCCGGAGGATATCGGACGAAGACGACGAGATGGACGGAGAGGAAATAGTTCCGCCGCACTTGGTGGCGGAGAGACGAGTTGCCGGAAAAATGGCGTTCTCTGTTTGTACCGGCAATGGAAGGACTCTGAAGGGACGAGATTTGAGTAGAGTAAGGAATTCAATCCTTCGGATGACCGGATTCTTAGAAACGTGA